Sequence from the Candidatus Margulisiibacteriota bacterium genome:
TTTACCAGAGCCCCTTCAAAGACATCCGTCTCAACGGTTATCCCCTTTTCTTGCGCCCTGCCGCTTATAAGGGACGCTATTCCTAAGACCATTTCTTTAAGGTCAAGCTCCTCCACCCTGCCGAGCTTTAGCTCTCTTGAATATTCCAGTATCCCGGTCAAAATAAGGCGCAGTCTTTCCACATCAAAGGGGAATTTGGACAGAGCTCTTCCCACAAAGTCGCGGTCGGCGTACTGCTGCTGCAGCTGCGCTGCAAAATCTATCACCGGCCCCATTGCCGCTCTTGTCTGGTGGGCCACCGCGGCGGCCGAGGACCCGAGTTCATTGAGCCTTTCCACAAGCAGCGCTTTTTTGCGGGCGTCTATCCTGGCAGAATATAGGACGGCATTGTCTATACTGACAACGGCCTGGTTGGCTATCGTTTCCAGCAGCATGATGTCCTGCTGGCTGAACTGGTCCTCGGATTTTTTTTCGTCGGCAAGAAGAAAGCCCGAGATGCTGTACCCCTTTCTTTTTGAAAGCGCCGGAACGCAGATCTTTAGGTGCTCTGCCTTCGGGTCCTGCACTATCCCCCTGGCCAATACCATCTTTAGGACAACAGGATCATCTTTAGATATGACCGGCGGGCATAGCTGCTGCAGAGAACCCCTTGAGTCCCAGCGCTTGTAGAGCCCTTCTTCTTCATCAAAAATATAGACCGCGCTGCCCTTGAGCTTAAAGGTGCGCAGCGCCACCCTGTTTATGTACTCGGCCAGGTCCTTTGCCCTCATTAGTTTTTTTATGCCCTCCGAGAACTTTTTGGCAATTTTGTCGGCCTCGTACTTGGTCTTAAAGAAGCGCTTGTCAACAAAGTCCTGGACAAAGGAGAACAGAGGATGGATGAACAGCGATAAAAAGAAGACCGCCGGGACTATGAACCACAGAGTATTTGCTCCCGTGAGCCTGTAGAAAACCAGCTTTGCCGCGTACACCACCGAAAAATACACGGCGGTCAGTATCACCGACAGTATCGAATATATCAACCCTTTCCGTATTATTACCTCGATATCCATGAGGCGGTAGCGGGTGATAACATAAGCCAATATCCCAACATACAATAGTATGGTAAAGTTCCCAAATGGATACAAAATCGGAATGTTTACATCATAATTAATCAGAAAATTTGACACACCTCCGGACCAGCCTACTATGGTAGCCAGTATTAGATATCTAATCTGATCATATTTGAGCCCCTTTGACCTTAAGAGGTAATAAAACAGCTCAAAATATGTATATGTGACAATAGCTACAAAAGAAAACACATAAAGACCATATATTGGCGATTTTGGAATACAAACGAAGAAACCAAATTGCGGCTTAAACATTACATCCACCAA
This genomic interval carries:
- a CDS encoding ATP-binding protein — protein: MVYYASTAFVVFISTLILGVSVYLRQSDGKTGFSFLLFSWSIALWSLFLFLNAIAPTKEEALLCVKILHIFAIFIPICFLFFTYSLLGVSEKKRPPLYITFSIAIFFLFANAFSILVDVMFKPQFGFFVCIPKSPIYGLYVFSFVAIVTYTYFELFYYLLRSKGLKYDQIRYLILATIVGWSGGVSNFLINYDVNIPILYPFGNFTILLYVGILAYVITRYRLMDIEVIIRKGLIYSILSVILTAVYFSVVYAAKLVFYRLTGANTLWFIVPAVFFLSLFIHPLFSFVQDFVDKRFFKTKYEADKIAKKFSEGIKKLMRAKDLAEYINRVALRTFKLKGSAVYIFDEEEGLYKRWDSRGSLQQLCPPVISKDDPVVLKMVLARGIVQDPKAEHLKICVPALSKRKGYSISGFLLADEKKSEDQFSQQDIMLLETIANQAVVSIDNAVLYSARIDARKKALLVERLNELGSSAAAVAHQTRAAMGPVIDFAAQLQQQYADRDFVGRALSKFPFDVERLRLILTGILEYSRELKLGRVEELDLKEMVLGIASLISGRAQEKGITVETDVFEGALVKAEKGRFRDVLIYLAINCLEALQYGGCIRISAEKRGDKMRIYFGDNGPGVAPDVLPKVFTPFFTTKPGSIGLGLSIVKKIIEGHGGSVFMESEPGKGTTVIVELPS